In a single window of the Desertifilum tharense IPPAS B-1220 genome:
- a CDS encoding fatty acid desaturase has protein sequence MKSLDKPQIAPELLQTLYHQEHHSYTRLLIFLGLYSTSAIAVFHLSQILPGFWIYLVGIPFYLIAAASLHGISLFTHEGVHGVLDRNPHINRFLSIACALPVGQNFSAYQVLHLKHHQHLGDEGDPDRYKNYTRQPGLVFLMYWGRLIIGYPVYLVAIPILGWLQGNAKERFWIVLEVLLLGLGVIGAILSPIPSAFWVHGWLIPMLAINVMVNIRGMSQHTLLEPETDIIRGTRTILTSPLVRFFMCNENYHLEHHLYPAVPWYHLPQLHAALKAELERRGAPYIPSYFSFVRDFAIASLTQTTTGSVAILPKA, from the coding sequence ATGAAGTCTTTGGACAAACCTCAAATTGCTCCCGAATTACTGCAAACGCTCTATCATCAAGAACATCACTCCTATACGCGCCTGCTGATTTTTCTAGGATTGTATAGCACAAGCGCGATCGCCGTTTTTCACCTTTCCCAAATTCTCCCCGGTTTCTGGATTTACCTGGTGGGTATTCCCTTTTATCTGATAGCAGCCGCTTCCCTGCATGGGATTAGCTTATTCACCCATGAAGGCGTACATGGCGTTTTAGATCGCAATCCCCACATTAACCGATTTTTGAGTATCGCCTGTGCCTTACCCGTTGGACAAAACTTTTCCGCCTATCAAGTATTGCACCTCAAACATCATCAACATCTCGGCGATGAAGGCGATCCCGATCGCTATAAAAACTATACCCGCCAGCCTGGGTTAGTCTTCCTGATGTATTGGGGAAGATTAATTATTGGCTATCCGGTTTACTTGGTGGCTATCCCAATTTTAGGTTGGCTTCAGGGAAACGCTAAAGAACGATTCTGGATTGTCTTGGAAGTGCTGTTACTGGGTTTAGGCGTTATCGGCGCAATTTTATCTCCCATTCCCTCCGCCTTTTGGGTTCACGGTTGGTTGATACCCATGCTAGCGATTAACGTCATGGTAAATATTCGCGGCATGAGCCAGCATACCCTGTTAGAACCCGAAACGGACATCATTCGAGGAACGCGCACCATCCTCACCTCACCGCTAGTCCGCTTTTTTATGTGTAATGAAAACTATCACCTAGAGCATCACCTCTATCCGGCGGTTCCCTGGTATCACTTGCCACAGTTGCACGCTGCATTGAAAGCAGAACTCGAAAGACGCGGCGCGCCTTATATTCCGTCTTACTTTTCCTTTGTGCGCGACTTTGCGATCGCAAGTCTCACCCAAACCACGACAGGTAGCGTCGCGATTCTGCCTAAAGCCTAA
- a CDS encoding WD40 repeat domain-containing protein produces the protein MVKILPYNRFTIQTQDSLVDVIEKLEAHVEAPKAFRSSFSRNHAPYQGRINISGFEIYRIIHYRNSFLPIIQGRFEKLPAGIAVHVTMKLHPFVIGFLLFWCSTWYSVTLPMLVLSGFSGDIPWEGWLFVGLPTLILIVFLQAFWYEANRSRRELTQMLLGGTLSQPVEEFNFLTPRRILIGFGAIAIAVVALFWNDFSVVHYTVSAESQSCSQATVASPYCDFKVVRTLEGHPTVSAIALSAKGQMLVSGGTDKALRVWDVPNGELKRTLQSDSGVIQAIAIAPNGTTVVSGSGDRMIRIWDLNSDRPAKLLKGHSSEIAQVRISPDGQTLTSSSNDEIKIWDLATGELQATLPDLTTTETSIGSVSIVQHFACLDLSPDGQKALVELGQKLMVWDLKTHQQLHIKGANLFYQTLSNARLSPDGQTVATLSHHKNSTTLKMWDSATGKLKAEITLPLSHDWGWNRMSFDGDRLLYSTPQRLFVWNAETSQLEANLAQSQMRQLTLSADASAIAGIIDAQESQIQVLQRL, from the coding sequence ATGGTGAAAATTTTACCTTACAATCGGTTTACTATTCAAACTCAAGATTCCTTAGTGGATGTCATTGAGAAGCTAGAGGCTCATGTGGAAGCGCCTAAAGCGTTTCGTTCTTCTTTTTCTCGCAACCATGCGCCTTACCAAGGACGAATTAACATTTCCGGTTTTGAGATTTATCGGATTATTCATTATCGCAATTCATTTTTACCCATTATTCAGGGGAGATTTGAAAAGTTACCCGCAGGGATTGCAGTTCATGTCACGATGAAGTTGCATCCTTTTGTCATCGGGTTCTTGCTGTTTTGGTGTTCGACTTGGTACAGCGTTACCCTTCCGATGTTGGTATTGAGTGGTTTTTCTGGGGATATCCCTTGGGAGGGGTGGCTATTTGTAGGATTACCCACGCTGATATTGATTGTATTCTTGCAGGCGTTTTGGTATGAGGCTAATCGCAGCCGTCGCGAACTGACGCAAATGCTTTTAGGGGGAACGTTATCGCAGCCTGTCGAGGAGTTTAATTTTCTGACGCCCAGAAGGATTTTAATCGGTTTTGGGGCGATCGCGATCGCTGTCGTTGCCCTGTTTTGGAATGATTTCTCGGTTGTCCACTATACCGTATCTGCGGAGTCTCAATCTTGTTCTCAGGCGACAGTAGCGTCTCCCTATTGCGATTTTAAGGTTGTTCGTACCCTAGAAGGACATCCAACGGTCAGCGCGATCGCGTTGAGTGCAAAGGGTCAAATGCTGGTGAGTGGCGGAACCGATAAGGCGTTGCGGGTTTGGGATGTGCCGAATGGGGAGTTAAAACGAACCCTGCAAAGCGATTCTGGGGTAATTCAAGCGATCGCGATCGCACCTAATGGTACAACAGTCGTGAGTGGAAGTGGCGATCGCATGATTCGCATTTGGGATCTAAACTCAGATCGACCTGCCAAACTCCTTAAAGGTCATTCTAGCGAGATTGCTCAGGTGAGAATCTCCCCCGATGGTCAAACCCTCACCAGTAGCAGCAACGATGAGATTAAGATTTGGGATTTGGCGACGGGGGAATTGCAAGCCACCCTTCCTGATTTGACAACTACTGAAACTTCTATTGGTTCTGTTTCAATCGTTCAGCACTTTGCCTGTTTGGATCTCAGTCCGGATGGTCAAAAAGCCTTAGTTGAATTGGGTCAAAAACTGATGGTTTGGGATTTGAAAACGCACCAACAGTTACACATTAAAGGCGCTAATTTATTTTATCAAACCCTTTCCAATGCTCGCCTCAGCCCGGATGGTCAAACCGTCGCGACGCTTTCCCATCACAAAAACAGCACCACCCTTAAAATGTGGGATTCAGCAACAGGGAAGTTAAAGGCGGAAATCACCTTACCTTTATCTCACGATTGGGGATGGAATCGGATGAGTTTTGATGGCGATCGCCTTCTTTATAGCACGCCCCAACGGTTATTCGTTTGGAATGCTGAAACCTCCCAGTTAGAAGCCAACCTCGCGCAATCCCAAATGCGACAGCTAACCCTAAGTGCAGACGCAAGCGCGATCGCGGGAATTATTGACGCTCAAGAATCTCAAATTCAAGTTTTACAACGCTTGTAA
- a CDS encoding iron-containing redox enzyme family protein → MPQLTHRPTISPQTLGWQDLMAYPTLKAAVLHVECVYDFDTHPYLLWMQATPTSRQAFCQSQIPFRFAVESFSQALAAVLARIPVLETRMALFENIAEEHGKGDRAFSHKATFHRYLQALGATPAQLETPCTIPVLAFNSSILSHCLTQPPEASAAMLGTIEYLYVGISGAIAHTLLERNWVLPGSQSHYTTHEILDTQHAEDLLAIATLSWDLPHSRASLAQAILLGAYYFWSLYDGLLPCL, encoded by the coding sequence ATGCCACAACTCACCCATCGACCGACCATTTCTCCTCAAACCCTTGGCTGGCAAGACTTAATGGCATATCCCACCCTCAAAGCTGCCGTGTTGCATGTCGAGTGCGTTTATGATTTTGACACTCATCCCTATCTCCTGTGGATGCAAGCAACCCCCACCTCGCGACAAGCATTTTGCCAGAGTCAAATTCCCTTTCGGTTTGCAGTCGAATCTTTTTCGCAAGCCTTAGCGGCGGTTTTAGCACGCATTCCCGTTTTAGAAACGCGCATGGCACTCTTTGAGAATATCGCCGAAGAACATGGTAAAGGCGATCGCGCTTTCTCCCACAAAGCCACCTTTCACCGCTATCTGCAAGCACTCGGCGCAACCCCCGCACAACTAGAAACCCCTTGTACCATCCCGGTTCTCGCCTTTAACTCCTCCATTTTGTCCCATTGCCTCACCCAACCCCCAGAAGCCAGTGCAGCCATGCTAGGAACAATTGAATATCTCTATGTGGGAATTAGTGGCGCGATCGCTCATACCCTATTAGAGCGGAATTGGGTGCTTCCGGGCAGTCAATCTCACTACACCACCCACGAAATTTTAGATACGCAACACGCCGAAGACTTACTCGCCATAGCCACCCTGAGTTGGGATCTTCCCCACAGCCGCGCCTCCCTCGCACAAGCCATCCTTTTAGGTGCCTACTACTTTTGGAGTTTATACGATGGTTTGCTCCCCTGCCTCTGA
- a CDS encoding ATP-dependent helicase codes for MPDESILSPETPVAIPSLTKALEQIRNNLRPGQQSMADWQGGPLAVSAVPGSGKSTGMAGAAAIAIARHQLHARYQLIVVTFTRSAAASIKAKIRQHLRDLSLPQGGFSVHTLHGLALNIATRHPELSALSLDTATVISPNRTHQLLRASVEQWIAANPRHYQKLLEGSQFDGEETERLRRQSVLRTEVLPALAYTVIHEAKSSGLLPQDLLAIAQTQHQLAGDDYQVLTLAAGLYRNYQNQLRSRSLIDYDDMILAALRVLEDVGARKLWQNQVFAVFEDEAQDSSPLQTRLLEILASGGEQLNLVRVGDPNQAINSTFTPADPIYFREFCNQCQQQNRLATMDRAGRSSRTIIDAANFVLTWVNNYTRHQNASLQEQYPEQPQLSELPFSPQAIRPVDPGDPQANANPDLEDGGMGGWGDGGKVQTQPSVPTQHSALSTQHLEKHSALSTQHSVPTQHSALSTQHLEKHSERGLELHTPSDIYETVVRIGERVKGLFGRHPEHNAAVLVRTNDQGLFVASELRRLYPNEIDIFDVGDRDRQSHVPREILSLLQFIERPHSPDNLKAALDVLLNRKLIPSQDLNALATAPETFLYPGPLDPPIRDISRSARHLCRAMLRARMELPPYQLITFLALTLKYNQTELATADKLGDRIAIQASGESSLFRIVEILTEITQTEQFEPVDVESSAEDSPYTRPGQLTIITMHKAKGLDWDYVFLPFLQEQNLPGSLWVTPSAKFLGDYTLAEVARAQIRASLHEKPLPSVALAWEQAEYLKTAEEFRLLYVAMTRAKRLLWMSAAKRAPFSWNLANLKRRNNLEEKRPCPVIPALKQKFPQAVVF; via the coding sequence ATGCCCGATGAATCGATCCTATCGCCAGAAACCCCTGTTGCTATCCCTTCTCTGACAAAAGCCCTAGAACAGATCCGCAACAACCTGCGACCGGGGCAACAAAGTATGGCAGACTGGCAGGGAGGGCCTTTAGCCGTTTCTGCCGTACCCGGTTCGGGTAAATCTACCGGAATGGCAGGGGCAGCCGCGATCGCGATCGCCCGCCATCAACTCCACGCCCGCTATCAACTGATCGTCGTCACCTTCACGCGTTCGGCGGCGGCGAGTATCAAAGCCAAAATTCGCCAACATCTGCGTGACTTATCCTTACCCCAAGGCGGGTTTAGCGTTCACACCCTGCACGGGCTAGCCCTGAATATTGCCACCCGCCATCCCGAACTTTCTGCCCTCAGCCTCGATACCGCCACCGTTATTTCCCCCAACCGTACCCATCAACTCCTACGGGCTAGCGTCGAACAATGGATCGCCGCCAACCCCCGCCATTACCAGAAACTCCTTGAAGGCAGCCAATTTGACGGCGAAGAAACCGAACGCCTGCGCCGCCAGTCGGTATTGCGAACCGAAGTTTTACCCGCTTTAGCCTATACCGTCATTCACGAAGCCAAAAGTTCCGGCTTGCTGCCCCAAGACTTACTGGCGATCGCCCAAACCCAACATCAACTCGCAGGCGACGACTATCAGGTGTTAACCCTCGCCGCCGGGTTGTACCGCAACTACCAGAACCAACTGCGATCGCGATCCTTAATTGACTACGATGACATGATTCTCGCCGCCCTGCGCGTTTTAGAAGATGTGGGGGCGCGCAAACTCTGGCAAAACCAAGTCTTTGCCGTCTTTGAAGATGAAGCCCAAGACTCCAGCCCCCTACAAACCCGCCTCTTAGAAATTCTCGCCAGTGGGGGCGAACAACTCAACCTTGTGCGAGTCGGCGATCCCAACCAAGCCATTAACTCTACCTTCACCCCCGCCGATCCCATCTACTTCCGCGAATTCTGCAACCAGTGCCAGCAACAAAACCGCCTCGCCACAATGGATCGCGCTGGGCGCAGTTCCCGAACCATCATCGATGCGGCTAACTTCGTTCTCACCTGGGTGAATAACTACACGCGCCACCAAAACGCCAGCCTGCAAGAGCAATATCCCGAACAGCCGCAGCTATCCGAACTCCCCTTCAGCCCCCAAGCGATCCGCCCCGTCGATCCGGGCGATCCGCAAGCTAATGCTAACCCCGACTTGGAGGATGGGGGGATGGGGGGATGGGGAGATGGGGGGAAAGTTCAAACTCAACCCTCTGTTCCTACTCAGCACTCAGCACTCAGCACTCAGCACTTAGAGAAGCACTCAGCACTCAGCACTCAGCACTCTGTTCCCACTCAGCACTCAGCACTCAGCACTCAGCACTTAGAGAAGCACTCAGAAAGGGGTTTAGAACTCCATACACCGAGCGATATTTATGAGACTGTGGTACGGATTGGAGAGCGGGTTAAAGGGCTGTTCGGGCGGCACCCAGAGCATAATGCGGCGGTTTTGGTGAGAACTAATGACCAAGGGTTGTTTGTGGCTAGCGAACTGCGGCGACTGTATCCGAATGAGATTGATATTTTTGATGTGGGCGATCGCGATCGTCAATCTCACGTTCCCCGCGAAATTCTCAGTTTGCTGCAATTTATCGAACGTCCCCATTCCCCCGATAATCTCAAAGCCGCCTTAGACGTTCTCTTAAACCGCAAACTTATTCCCTCTCAGGATCTTAACGCCCTCGCCACCGCCCCCGAAACTTTCCTCTATCCCGGCCCCCTCGATCCGCCCATTCGCGACATCTCCAGATCGGCGCGTCATCTGTGTCGGGCAATGTTGCGCGCCCGGATGGAACTCCCACCCTATCAGCTTATTACCTTTCTGGCTCTCACCCTCAAGTACAATCAAACTGAACTGGCAACTGCTGATAAATTAGGCGATCGCATTGCTATTCAAGCGTCGGGCGAGAGTTCCTTATTTAGAATTGTCGAAATTCTCACCGAAATTACCCAAACCGAACAGTTTGAACCCGTCGATGTCGAGTCTTCTGCTGAGGACTCCCCCTACACCCGCCCCGGTCAACTCACCATTATCACCATGCACAAAGCTAAGGGCTTAGACTGGGATTATGTGTTTTTGCCTTTCCTCCAAGAACAAAACCTCCCCGGTAGCCTCTGGGTAACGCCGAGTGCAAAGTTTTTAGGTGACTATACCTTAGCCGAAGTCGCCCGCGCCCAAATTCGCGCCTCTCTCCACGAAAAACCCCTCCCTTCTGTTGCCCTCGCCTGGGAACAAGCCGAGTATTTAAAAACCGCCGAAGAGTTTCGCCTCTTATACGTTGCCATGACCCGCGCCAAGCGCTTATTGTGGATGTCTGCGGCTAAACGCGCCCCTTTTAGTTGGAATTTGGCGAACCTCAAACGCCGGAATAACCTAGAAGAAAAGCGCCCTTGTCCCGTCATTCCCGCCCTCAAGCAAAAGTTTCCCCAGGCGGTGGTTTTTTGA
- a CDS encoding DUF3419 family protein, with amino-acid sequence MVCSPASELAFSQTREDPEIELQVIERLAAKTNRPLRVLLIASGGCTALSLLVHPAIGAIEAVDFNPAQLHLVELRRQALLHLSLAAQLQLIGADFSVSEAERLQLYQQLRSHLPTSSQTFWDNRQPEIAFGVNRVGRFEQLFRELAKAFHHLGLDPLAAPESAINHPQWSKTFERVFERQKLANTFGEAAVNYSMERSFGEHFADVFAQALQRFHPQQNYFLSQVWQETYIQKPLYLQADAQAIIRQNCDRLHLHLGVFSEKLLQLAESEKFDLIQFSNISDWMPLADLHVMLALAVQSLHPGGALLGRRLNGDLILAEVMAEHLEVDESLSDRLLKLDRSFFYREVVVGFCL; translated from the coding sequence ATGGTTTGCTCCCCTGCCTCTGAACTTGCTTTTTCTCAAACCCGCGAAGATCCTGAAATTGAGTTGCAAGTTATCGAACGGTTAGCGGCTAAAACCAATCGTCCCCTGCGCGTTTTGCTAATTGCGTCTGGGGGTTGTACGGCGTTGAGTTTGCTGGTACATCCCGCCATTGGTGCCATTGAAGCGGTAGATTTCAACCCGGCGCAGTTACACTTAGTTGAGTTACGCCGACAGGCACTTTTGCATCTGAGTTTAGCCGCACAACTGCAACTCATCGGTGCAGATTTCAGCGTTAGCGAAGCCGAACGACTCCAGTTATACCAGCAGTTGCGATCGCACTTACCCACCTCCAGCCAAACTTTTTGGGATAACCGCCAACCCGAAATTGCCTTTGGCGTTAACCGCGTGGGACGATTTGAACAACTATTTCGCGAACTTGCAAAAGCCTTCCATCACCTGGGATTAGACCCTTTAGCCGCACCTGAAAGCGCCATTAACCATCCCCAATGGTCAAAAACGTTTGAAAGGGTCTTCGAGCGTCAGAAACTCGCCAACACCTTTGGAGAGGCGGCTGTTAATTATTCGATGGAGCGGAGTTTTGGCGAACATTTTGCCGATGTTTTCGCGCAGGCGTTGCAACGGTTTCATCCCCAACAGAATTACTTTCTCAGCCAGGTTTGGCAAGAGACTTATATTCAAAAACCTTTGTATCTCCAAGCCGACGCACAGGCTATTATCCGGCAAAATTGCGATCGCCTCCACCTCCACCTCGGCGTCTTTAGCGAAAAACTGCTGCAACTGGCTGAGTCAGAAAAGTTCGATCTGATCCAATTTTCCAATATCTCTGACTGGATGCCGCTAGCCGATCTTCATGTCATGCTTGCGTTAGCCGTACAATCCTTGCATCCTGGTGGCGCGTTGTTGGGAAGGCGGTTGAATGGCGACCTTATCTTAGCTGAGGTGATGGCAGAACATCTAGAAGTGGATGAGAGTTTGAGCGATCGCCTTTTAAAGTTAGACCGTTCTTTCTTTTACCGGGAAGTGGTTGTCGGATTTTGTCTATGA
- a CDS encoding GNAT family N-acetyltransferase, producing the protein MKFHCLTLEDRLQFQASIAAIEQIAQYPLGNDFFQIEHGLNYFAFFDRLGDVHYYVALDGDRVAAVGAGILRQLSDSLAWYLCDLKVHPDYQRQYLSLRLLRSALGGNQQKCARLYAILMNPSRLASIYQRFPFLQFRHATTLNLYSLDAQTMDRFSSLVVAHRGPISYLSLQGIKDLRLASTGGIFPLLHVQWGATAGLGYSNPLPGYAHMFCTPENDELAIAIASQGISPIATATVISQGMDDWDWRFILTSEI; encoded by the coding sequence ATGAAGTTCCATTGTCTCACCCTTGAAGACCGCTTGCAGTTTCAAGCCTCGATTGCTGCAATCGAACAAATTGCCCAGTATCCTTTAGGCAATGACTTTTTTCAGATCGAGCATGGGTTGAATTATTTTGCCTTTTTCGATCGTCTGGGGGATGTTCATTATTATGTCGCGCTTGATGGCGATCGCGTCGCCGCTGTGGGTGCGGGAATTCTGCGCCAGCTTTCTGACTCTCTGGCTTGGTATTTGTGCGATCTTAAAGTCCATCCCGACTATCAGCGCCAATATCTCTCGCTGCGCTTGTTACGTTCGGCGCTTGGGGGAAATCAGCAAAAGTGCGCTCGCCTCTACGCCATTTTAATGAATCCTAGCCGTTTAGCCAGCATTTATCAACGCTTTCCCTTTCTGCAATTTCGCCACGCTACTACGCTAAACCTCTATAGCTTGGATGCACAGACAATGGATCGGTTCTCTTCTCTAGTTGTCGCACATCGAGGCCCCATTTCCTACCTCTCCTTACAAGGAATTAAGGATTTAAGGTTAGCCAGTACCGGAGGTATTTTTCCCTTATTGCACGTTCAATGGGGAGCCACCGCAGGGCTAGGTTATTCTAACCCTTTACCGGGATACGCGCATATGTTTTGCACGCCTGAGAATGATGAATTGGCGATCGCGATCGCTTCTCAAGGCATCTCCCCCATTGCGACAGCGACGGTTATTAGTCAAGGAATGGATGATTGGGATTGGCGCTTTATTCTAACCAGCGAAATTTAA
- a CDS encoding PAS domain S-box protein, translated as MPTSISPSKARLQVLIVGEVPEDAQLPIEQLSACGFALAWRRVETLGDFAIALSEPLDLILIHTPLTQLDAIAALQLLRSRQLSLPAIVIGANGTIEEAVRCIKHGATDYLLKTQLTGLGALVQQVLAQQPPDPGSLNPLVEACPHLLYQMRLAPSQAAIFDYISPAVTPLTGYEPRAFYADPQLWFQRLHREDARQWRKSLQHHPGRSLSRLVRFFDKRDRLIWLAIQERPVYDSTGNLSSFVGAAYDASDRQQQWLDLENAARKYHKIFESANDAILIIDPNSYQILEVNEQAVQSLGYTRDEFTQLNIHQISSVSSPEFTEILNAQKHIAFEHLYRRKDGSLMPVEVSYCLLEANGQQFYQSTVRDITERQQLLKTLQALNEQLERRIAERSTSLKQLLEKLTLEIEQRQDVESALRASEEKFRQLAENIHQVFWMTDCNTEELLYINPAYEQIWQRPLSSLYKQSDSWIDAVHSEDRERVFMNYQRQLKGEHIKQEYRIVHPDGSIRWLGSTSFSILNEQGQIYRIAGLIEDITERKKNEEGIHESLIKEKELNELKSRFVCMTSHEFRTPLSSILSAAELLGYYGHHWDDNEKQEQLQIIQGAVQHMIELLEDVLLMGRTESDQLSFNPTLIDLDQFCKSLIHQLQISEQSRYIGQQHNLPKIRFSSVSQLRRSSEFKAYLDEKLLRQILTNLLSNSLKYSHPSSLIELNLQLTERTIVFQIKDTGIGIPADEIYNLFEPFYRCSNAKLVSGTGLGLAIVKKSVDLHGGTIEVSSQINVGTTFTVTLPINYWLATQENEIPS; from the coding sequence ATGCCTACATCGATTTCTCCGAGCAAAGCTCGGTTGCAGGTTTTAATTGTGGGGGAAGTTCCGGAAGATGCACAACTGCCGATCGAACAGTTGTCAGCTTGTGGTTTTGCTCTGGCTTGGCGGCGCGTAGAAACGCTTGGGGATTTTGCGATCGCCCTCAGCGAACCCCTAGATTTAATCTTAATTCATACGCCTCTGACCCAATTGGATGCGATCGCGGCGCTGCAATTGTTGCGATCGCGCCAACTCTCGCTTCCGGCGATCGTGATTGGGGCGAACGGTACCATTGAAGAGGCGGTACGCTGCATTAAACACGGCGCGACTGACTATCTACTCAAAACTCAGTTAACCGGACTTGGGGCGTTGGTGCAACAAGTCTTAGCCCAACAACCGCCCGATCCTGGCTCATTGAACCCTCTGGTTGAGGCCTGTCCTCATCTACTCTATCAGATGCGTTTGGCACCCTCGCAGGCGGCGATCTTTGACTATATTAGCCCTGCCGTCACCCCTTTAACGGGATACGAACCCCGCGCGTTTTATGCCGATCCTCAATTGTGGTTTCAGCGCTTGCATCGCGAGGATGCGCGTCAGTGGCGAAAGTCGCTCCAACACCATCCAGGGCGATCGCTTTCGCGTCTGGTACGCTTTTTTGATAAGCGCGATCGCCTCATTTGGCTAGCCATTCAAGAAAGACCTGTGTATGATTCTACAGGGAATCTATCGAGTTTTGTAGGGGCGGCCTACGATGCGAGCGATCGCCAACAGCAATGGCTCGATCTAGAAAATGCGGCTCGCAAATATCACAAAATTTTTGAATCGGCAAATGATGCCATTCTCATTATCGATCCGAATAGCTATCAAATTTTAGAAGTGAACGAACAAGCCGTTCAATCATTAGGCTATACTCGCGACGAATTTACCCAATTAAATATCCATCAAATTAGCTCTGTTTCCAGCCCTGAATTTACTGAAATCTTGAACGCTCAAAAACATATCGCGTTTGAGCATCTCTATCGGCGAAAAGATGGTTCTCTGATGCCTGTTGAAGTGAGTTATTGCTTGTTGGAAGCGAATGGACAGCAATTTTATCAAAGTACCGTTCGCGATATTACAGAACGCCAGCAATTACTCAAGACTCTGCAAGCATTAAACGAACAACTCGAACGCAGAATTGCAGAACGCAGTACCAGTCTCAAGCAACTTCTTGAAAAGTTAACCCTAGAAATTGAACAGCGTCAGGATGTAGAAAGCGCCTTACGTGCCAGCGAAGAAAAGTTTCGTCAACTCGCCGAAAATATCCATCAGGTTTTCTGGATGACTGACTGCAACACCGAAGAATTACTCTATATCAACCCAGCCTACGAGCAAATTTGGCAGCGCCCGCTCTCTAGTTTATACAAACAATCCGATTCTTGGATAGATGCCGTTCATTCAGAAGATCGAGAGCGCGTTTTCATGAATTATCAACGTCAGCTCAAAGGCGAACATATTAAACAAGAATATCGCATCGTTCATCCCGATGGTTCTATTCGCTGGCTAGGTTCTACCAGTTTCTCAATTTTGAACGAACAAGGACAAATCTATCGCATTGCTGGGTTAATTGAAGATATTACAGAGCGCAAAAAGAATGAAGAAGGAATTCACGAGTCTTTAATTAAAGAAAAAGAACTCAACGAATTGAAATCTCGCTTTGTTTGCATGACTTCCCATGAATTTAGAACTCCCTTAAGCAGTATTTTATCAGCCGCAGAATTGCTGGGATATTACGGACATCACTGGGATGACAACGAAAAACAAGAACAACTCCAAATCATCCAAGGTGCCGTTCAACATATGATTGAACTCTTAGAAGATGTGCTGTTAATGGGGCGTACCGAATCCGATCAGCTTTCCTTTAATCCCACGCTCATTGACTTGGATCAATTCTGTAAGAGTTTAATCCATCAATTGCAAATTAGCGAACAATCTCGTTATATTGGTCAACAACATAATTTGCCTAAAATTCGGTTTAGTTCTGTAAGTCAGTTGCGTCGCTCATCCGAGTTTAAAGCTTATTTAGATGAAAAGCTATTACGCCAAATCCTCACCAATCTTTTATCGAATTCCCTCAAATATTCCCATCCCAGTAGTTTGATTGAACTGAACTTACAATTAACTGAAAGAACCATCGTTTTTCAGATTAAAGATACAGGAATTGGCATTCCCGCAGATGAGATTTATAACCTCTTTGAGCCTTTTTATCGCTGTAGCAATGCTAAATTAGTATCCGGAACGGGTTTAGGACTAGCAATTGTCAAAAAATCAGTAGATTTGCACGGCGGAACCATAGAAGTGAGCAGCCAAATTAATGTCGGTACCACCTTTACTGTCACCCTTCCCATTAACTATTGGCTGGCGACACAAGAAAACGAAATCCCCTCTTAA